Part of the Micromonospora rhizosphaerae genome is shown below.
CCGCTCGCATGATGTCGACGCCCTTGAAGGTGTCCGGCCCGTTCTCCTCGAAGATGGGGGTGTTCTGGATCGCGTCCTCGTACGGCCCCGGCGTGCCGAAGCTGTCGCGGGGGCTGGCGTTCCACGGCGTCGGCGGGTACGGATGGTAGTTGGCGATCTTCCTGTCCCTGATCACGATGTGGTGCGACAGGGTGCCCCGCACCGCCTCGTGGAAGCCGCAGCCGATGGCCTCGTCCGGCACATCGAACTCGGCGAAGACCCGCATGTCGCCGCCGCGCATCCGCTCCATCGCCCGCTCCAGGAAGTACAGCGACATCGCCGCCGCGTACGCGATGAAGTAGGCCCGGGCGCGGTCCCGCTCCAGGGCGTTCGACCACCGCGGGATCTTCCATTCGAGGGTCGTCGCCGGCAGCCGATCGCTCTTCGGCAGGGAGATCAGCACGCTGTGCCCGGTCGACTTGACGTACGGCGTCTCCACCAGCTTGGCCAGGGCGGTGACGTAGAGCCGGGCGAAAGGGCCACCGCCGGTGTCCAGCGCGAGGTGCTCCCCGCTGGTCTTGTCGAACCAGCGCGGGCTCATCACCCAGCTGTACTTGTCGCCGAAGTCGCGCTTCTGCGGGTCCGGCAGCGTCGTCTGGTTCCAGGGGTGGCGGATGTCGACCGGGTTGCCGAGCGGGTCGTAGTTGACGAACGGCTCCTCCTCACCCACCCAGTCCTTGTAGTAGGAGCTGCCGAGCAGGATGCGGATGCCGAGGTTGATGTCGACGAGGTCCGTGGTGAGCAGCTTGCCGTCGACGACGATGCCGGGACTGACGTGCATCGCGCGTCCCCAGTTGGTCATGTGCTCGTAGCGGTAGTCCACCACATCGGGGTTCTGGAACGCGCCCCAGCAGCCGAGCAGGACCCGGCGGCGGCCGACCTCCTCGTAGCCGGGCAGGGCCTCGTACCAGAAGTTGAAGACGTCGTCGTTCATCGCGATGGCCTGCTTGACGAAGTCCAGGATGCGGATCAGCCGGCTGAGGTAGTCGGTGAAGAGCGTCGGCTCGGGCATGGTGCCGACCCCACCCGGGTACACCGTCGACGGGTGCACGTGCCGGCCCTCCATCATGCAGAACATCTCCCGGGTGATCCGGCTGACCTTCAGCGCCTCCCGGTAGACCGCGCCCTCGAACGGGTTGTAGGCCCGCATGATGTCGGCGATCGTCCGGTAGCCGTGAATGTCCCGACCGGGCGCCTCGGTGTTCTCGGCCCGGGCGAGGACGCTCGGGTTGGTCTGCTTGACCATCGCCTCACAGAAGTCGACGAAGACGAGATTGTCCTGGAAGAGCGTGTGGTCGAACATGTACTCCGCGGCCTCGCCGAGATTGATGATCCACTCGGCCAGCGGCGGCGTCTTGATGCCGTACGCCATGTTCTGCGCGTAGACGGAGCAGGTGGTGTGGTTGTCGCCGCAGATGCCGCAGATCCGGCTGGTGATGAAGCCGGCGTCGCGCGGATCCTTGCCCTTCATGAACACGGAGTAGCCGCGGAACAGCGACGACGTGGTGTGGCACTCGGCGACCACCCGGTTCGCGAAGTCGATCTTCGTGTAGACGCCGAGATTGCCGATGATCCGGGTGATCGGATCCCACGCCATCTCCACCAGCTCGCCGGGCTTCTTGCCGGCGGCCGGCTTCGCTTTTGTCGCTGTCACGGTCGGTTCCTCTCACGGGCTGCCTGTCGTCGGGGGTCCGCCGGGCCGTACGGGCGCCAGCGGGGGTTGTAGCCGCTGGTGAGCTCCGGGCCGTTGTGGTGCCACTTCGGTTCCCGGTTGGCGGTGGCGTTGGTGAGGCCGCGCAGGCGGCGGATGACCGCGCCGTACGGCTTGATGAGCAACGTGGACAGGCTGCCGCCGGGCGGCATGTCCATGAACGGCATGAACTTGTCGGGGAACCCCGGCATGGTGCAGCCGATGCAGATGCCGCCGACGTTGGGGCACCCGCCCACGCCGCCCATCCAGCCGCGCTTCGGGACGTTGCAGTTGATGACCGGTCCCCAGCAGCCGATCTTCACCTGGCACTTGGGCGAGTTGTAGTCCTTGGCGAAGTCGGCCTGCTCGTAGTAGGCGGCCCGGTCGCAGCCCTCGTGCACGGTCTTGCCGAACAGCCACTGCGGTCGCAGGAGATGGTCCAGCGGCGGTGGCGGCGCCGACCCGGCCGCGTGGTAGAGCACCCAGGTCAGGGTCTCCATGAAGTTCTCCGGCTGGATCGGGCAGCCGGGGACGTTGACGATCGGCAGTCCGCCCGTGGACCGGAAGTCCCAGCCGAGATAGTCGGCCAGGCCCATGCAGCCCGTCGGGTTGCCCGCCATGGCGTGGATGCCGCCGTACGTCGCGCAGGTGCCGGCGGCGACGACCGCCCAGGCCTTGGGCGCCAACCGGTCGATCCACCAGTTCAGGGTCAGCGGCTCGCCGGTGCGCTCGTCGTTGCCGAACGACGTCCAGTATCCGTCGCCGTTGATGTTCTCGTTCGGGATCGAGCCCTCGATGACGAGGATGAACGGCTCGGTCATCTCGCCACGGGCCGCCCTGCGGTACGGCGCCAGGAACTCCTCGCCACCGGCCGCGGGCGCCAGCACCTTGTTGTGCAGGTTGACCTTCGGCAGCCCGGGGACGAGTCCGAGCACGATGTCCTCGATCCCGGGCTGGCCGGAGGCGGTCATCGAGACGGAATCCCCGTCGCAGCTCATCCCCTCCGAGATCCAGAGGATGGTGACCTCGTCGAACCCGTGCTCCCGCGGCAGCACCGCGCGCGGCTCACGAACGCCCTGCGTCATGTGCGCGGCCTCCCTTCCATCCGGTCCCGGAGCCGGTCGTAGATGGCGGCCACCGGCGCCGCGAGGGCCAGCGCCGGAGGCTTGTCCGGCGCGTGCGGGTGCGGGCGCGTGGGAGCCCGCTGTTTGCCCTGATCGATCTCGTGCCCCAGTTCGCGTAGCGCCTGCTCGTCGGCCTGCTGGCGCAGGCAGGGCATGAGCTGGTCCTCGTCGTTCCGCACGTGCCGGGCGACGGCGGAAGCGAGCCGTTCCATCAGGTCGTTCTGCGCCGGATCGCCGGCTCCGCACCGGTCCAGGTCAAGCAGCAGCTCCTTGATGGGCGCATGCCCCGCGAGGTGCCCCTCGACCTGTCCGTCGTCCAACACCTTTGCCGCGAACGGGTAGAAGAGCAGCTCCTCGAGCGCGGCGTGCTTGGACAACTCGCGAACGAGGATCTCGACAACGGCGCGTCGCTGGGCGTCGGACGCCGCCGCGTGGTAGTCCCGGAAGAGCTGCTCGACCACGCGGTGGTCATGCTCCAGCAACTCGACGGCGTCCATCAGGCCGGCTCTCGTACGTCGACGTCCACGGTTATCGACTCCAGGACGACGTCTTCGCTGCCGGTGACGTCGATGTCGACGCTCCCGCACCGCGGGCAGGCCACCATCGCGAGGTGGTCGTCGACGGGCGCGCTGCGGCCGCAGTCGTGGCAGGCCACCGTCATCGGTTCGAGCACCAGATCGACGGCGGCGCCCGCGGCGACCGTGCCGGCCGCGGCCACCTGGATGCCCTGCGTGATGACGGTGGAGTCGACCGAGTGGCCACCGATCCGCACCCGTAATCCGGTGACCCGGCGACCGGCGGCCCTGCGCACCGCCGCCGCCACGATCGCCTCGGACAGACCTGTCTCATGCATGCGTGGTCACCTCCCTGTCAGCCGCCGTCTGCGGGCGTGTCTCCTGCCGCTCCCCCGCGGTGTCGAGCCGCGCGGCTTCCTCCCGTACGATCCCGGACACCATCCGGACCGCCTCGTCGATCGCGGCGGCGACGGGAGCCGACAGCCCCATGTGCTCCTCGGTGCTGGCGGGACGGCAGCCCACCACGAGGACGCGCCCGACCCGGCCGCCGAGGCCGCACAGCAGGCGTAGTACCGACTCCGGATCCATGCCGTGCGCGTCGGCGGCCGGTGCGTCCAGCACGTCAGCCGGCCGCAGCGTCCAGCCGGGGTCGTCGAGGTCCACCTGGAGCACGGCCAACGTCCCGGGCGGCTCGTCCAGCGGCAACGCGTCCACCATGACCAGCACGTCGTGGCGGCCGTCCAGCAGATCGTAGGCCAGATGCATCCCCCGGATGCCGTAATCGGACACATCCACCCGGGCCGGCAGGACGGCGTCCCGGAGGCGCCGGACGACCTCGACCCCGAAGGCGTCGTCGCCGAGGAAGATGTTGCCGATGCCGGCGACCAGGATCCGGCCGCTGCCGTCGCTCCTCACGGCGCCTCCACCTCTTCGGCCAACGGCTCGACCTCCTCCGGGCGGAAGTGACGCAGGCGTCCGTACCACTGGTGCAGGTCCGCGCCCGGGTCGTCGTCCACCGTCACGGCCAGGAACCGCGATCCGTCGACGTCGAGCAGCACCTGCTCCACCCGGCCGGTACGGCCCTCCAGAAACATGTCGTGCGCGTCGGTGCCCCGCCGACGCGGTCGTAACCGGACCCGGCTACCCCGCGACAGCAGGGTGCCCGCGACGAGGACGCTCTCCATTTCCGGCCCGATCCCCGCATCGGCGCCCCACCAGGGCCGTGCCGGATCGGTGGCGGCCTCCCCCTTTCGCTGGACCGGCTCCACGGCCCGAATGGCGCCGTGCAACCGTTCGAGCACCTCGGGCGGCATCGCATCGACCCGATCGAGGATGGCGGCAGCCCGGGGATCGGTGGCCCGGGCCTCCCGTTTCTCGGCGTCGGAGAGCGTGAGCGTACGCAGCGAGAGGATCTCGTCGATCTCGGTCGCGTCGTGCAGGTCGCCCGGGCTCTCCGGCGCGATCCGCGGATGGTCGTACAGGATGATGGGTGACGAGAGCAGGACGTCAGCGGTGCCCGGGTCGCCGGCCAGCACCGGGAATGTGTGCACGTTGCGGCACTCCCGCGTCGCGTGCGCCGCCCATTCGGGCGGGTCGAGCAGGGACAGGAAGCGCCCCCGGCTGACGGTGGCCAGCGTGTGCGTCGCGAGCAGGCAGCACCGCAGCGCCTCGTCCCGCGGGCTGTCCACCGGAGTCGTCCGATCCGTGTTCTCGACGCGGATTCGGAGCCGCAGCAACCGGAAGGGCGCCTGGCACGGGACGGCGGAGACGGTGACCGATGCGAGCAACGGCCATCGCCGGCGCACCACCCGCCCGACCGGCTCGCCGCGGTCGTCGACCAACGGCTCGACGTCCTCCCCGCCGGGCACCCGGATGTCAAGGCGGCGGCCATGCCGCAGGTCGGCGACCGGAGCCTCGATGTCGAACTCCCGCGGCACCGCCTCGTCGAAGCTGAACTCCGTACGGCCACCGACCTCGACCCGGTCGACCGGCCGGTACACCGCGTCGGCCGTACGTAGCTCCGCCACCTTGCGTTGCAGGTGCAGGAACCGCAACCGGATCCGAACGCTCGCCGTGTCCGGCGCTTCCACCAGGCATTCGGTCTGCTGCCACGGGGACTCGGCCGAGCCGGCCAGACCGCTGTCGACCAGGCCGTGTGCCTCCCCCCAGGCCGGGGGCACGAGGACACCGAACTGCCAGCGGACGCGGTTTTTCACGGAAGACCGCCGGTAGGGGTAGAGCAGGTAACCCTCGTACAGGATCGCCTCCGCGATCGTCTCGGCGCCGTCGATGCGGGCGCTGGGGCAGTCCGTCTGCACGGTGCTCAACCCCCTCCACAGGCACGTAGAAACCCGCTCCGGCACGCGGTCACCCTGGTCTAGCCAATCCGGCAGCTCGGCCGTAAGTGCGCATCGTCGGTAGGTGACGACCGCACTCACCGCACCGGTGGAACCTGGCCGGGCCGGTGGACGTCCCCGCATGTCCCCGGCGTTCCGGGGGTACGCAGGCAGGCCGAAACGAGCCGAGGGAGGCCCCGATGGGCGACGCCGCCGCTGATCAGCCGGGAGGTCGCGGACGGACAACCAGTCCCGCCGAGCGCCTGGCGGAGGACGTGGCCGAGGTGGTGCGCGAGGAGGTACGGGCGGTGCGGACGCAGTTGGCGGACGCCGCTCGCCCCGCCGGGCTCGGCTTCGTGCTCCTGGTCGCTGCCGGAGGGTGCGCAGTTCTGGGTGTCGGGGCGGCCTCGACGACCGTGCTGCGCATGCTGGAGGCGTTCCTGCCGAGACGGCTGGCGGCGGCGGGGCTGACCGCCGGGTACCTGGCCGCTGCCGCGTACCTCGGCGGCCTGGGCCTGGACCGGCTGCGTTCGGCGGGCGGAAGCTCCGCACGACTGGCTGACGAGGTCCGCGATGCCGTCTCGACCACCGCGGGCCGGGTGGTGCCCGCCGGTTCCTCCGCCGCTCGGGACGAATTCCGGCGCTGACGACGTCCGGCATTCCGAGAGCCTAGGTTGATGCCCTGGTCGGCCGCTTCAGTCTGATCACTTTAGTGCGAGCCACTGCTCTGCGGCCTAACCGCGTGCTCGGCGCGGATCGGTGTCCAGGACGACTTGATGGTGGACGAGCTTCCACTGTCCGTCGTTGCGGCGAAGTGTCGAGCGGTATTCCCCACTCTCCTCGATCGTCGAACGTCCAGGCCTGAATTCGTCGCCTGGCCGGACGACGAACTCCTCGAAGAGTGCCTCCAGGCTCGCGCGGTCACCATTGACCTCGATGATGTGGCCGTGGATCAGCGCGCGGCCCCGGGCCCCGGGCGGGAACTTCTTGTTCGCCACGGCATCCGCGATTTCCTGATGTCCAGTCAGCGTGATGAGGGTCTCCAGCGTGCCGGCGTTGTCCCAGCCGATGTCGACTCTGCCGTCAACGTCGAAGAGCATCGCCAGCGCCGCTCCGTCCCGGCGGTTGACCGCTCGGGCGTAGCGGGCAAGCACCTGTTGCACCTGGTGTTCGTCACTCATTGCATGGCTCCTGTGTCGTGTGCGCATGGAAGGTCCGGGCCGGAACGCCGCCAGAGGTGAGGCGTTCCGGCCTCGGGATCAGGTGAAGTTGGCCCCGCCGTCGACGAGGAAGGACTGGCCGTTGACATAGGCGCCGTCGTCGGAGAAGAGGAACGCCACGGTTCCGGCGAGGTCCTCCGGTACGCCCAGGCGCGGCGACCGTACGGTGGCCAGGATCTCCTCGCGGAACTTCTCGTCGGTCGACGCAAGGGCGGCCCCGGTGAGGATCACGCCGGGCGAGACCAGGTTGGCGCGGACGCCGCGCTTGCCGCCGACCGTCGCGGTGTGTCGGGTGAGCCCTACCAGCCCGCTCTTGGCGGCCTGGTAGGCGACGCGTACGTCCTCGCCCATCCACACCGCGCTGGACATGGTGTTCACGATCGATCCGGTGCCCTGGCCCATCATGATCGGCAGGGCGTGGCGGATGCCGTACATGTAGCCGGTCAGGGTGACGGCGATGGTGTGGTCCCAGACGTCCAGCGGGACGGAGGTGACGTCGCCGTCCCTGCCAAGGGTGCGCGCGGAGAGGTCGGCGGCCACGTTGTACAGGCCGTGGAGGCCGCCGAAGCGCTCCACCGTGAAGTCGATCAGCTCCTTGTACGACAGCTCGTCCGTGATGTCGAAGCCCTTGGCCACCGCCGTACCCCCGGCCGCGGTGATCGCGTCGGCGACTGCCGTGGCGTTGGCCTCGTTGAGGTCGGCCGCCACGACCTTCATGCCTTCCTCCGCCAGACGGATCGCGGTCGCGCCGCCGATGTTCCCTGCCGCGGCACCCGCGATGATGGCCACCTTGCCCTGCAGTCCTCGCATGGTTCTCTTCCTTTCTTCGGTGTTTCCGGCCCGGCGCGCCGGGAGGGCCGGCGGGCCGGAGATGCGTGATGTGCCGGTGAGCGGACGGTCGCCGTCCAGGGGGCGAGGTCAGCCCTCCAGGAAGGGGTAGTCCGTGTAGCCGGTGGCGCCGCCGTAGAACGTGGCCGGGTCCGGCTCGTTGTAGGGGCCGGCCTGCGCGATGCGCCGCGGCAGGTCGGGGTTGGCCAGGAAGGCGGTGGCGAAGGCGACGACATCGGCGACGCCGGAGTCCAGGGCGTCGCGGGCCTCCTCGTGCGGCGGGCGCGGCGCGTCCTCCGCGTGCGGATTGAGGACCAGCTTGCCGGGCCACAGGGCGCGCAGCTCCTCGGTCAGGCGTCGCCGTCCCGGCCACTCCCGCATGTCGACGAAGGCCAGGCCGAGCGGCGCCAGAGCCGCGAAGAGTGCCCGGTAGAGCGCTTCGGTGTCCGCCTCCTCGATGCCCATCACCGGCGAGGCCGGCGAGACCCGCAGCGCCGTGCGCTCCGCGCCGATCTCCTTGGCGACCGCCTCGACGACCGCCACCGCGAAGCGGATCCTGTTCTCGGCCGGGCCGCCCCAGCGGTCGGTGCGGACATTGGCCTTCGAGCAGAAGAACTGCTGGATCAGGAAGCCGTTGGCGCCGTGCAGTTCCACACCGTCGAAGCCGGCGGCGATGGCCAGGCGGGCCGCGTGGACGAAGTCGTCGATGGTGGTCTGGATGTCCTCCTCGGTCATGGCGCGGGGCACCGGCATGTCCCTCATCCCGCTCGGGGTGTAGATCTGCTCGGGCGTACGCACCGCGGAGGGTGCCAGCGGCACGAGGTCGTTGTCGGGACTGAAGACGCGCCCGCCGTGCATCAGCTGGGCGTAGATCACCGCGCCGGCCTCGTGCGCCGCGTCCGTCACCTGCCGCCAGGAAGCCGCCTGCTCTTCGTTGGTCAGCAACGGGGTGCCGGGGAACGACCGTGCCTGCGTGCTGGGGTAGATGGCCTCGGTCACGATGAGGCCGGCGGACGCCCGCTGGCGGTAGTACTCCGCCACCTGTGGCGTCGCGGTGCCGTCGGCTGCCACGCGGTTGCGGGTCATCGGGGCGACGGCGAAGCGGTTGGCGAGCTTCACGCTTCCCAGCTCGATCGGGCTGAAGGCATCGATCATGGTTGTTCGACTCTCTGGGAGATCCGGCGGCTGTCCGCCCCGAGGGTCCGACGGGCCTGCTGCATGAGCGGAACTCCGACGGAGCGATATGATTGCTAGGTCAAGCAACCATGGCCCGAATTAATTCCTTCGTCAAGGAAGTAACATGGGTGATGTGAACGACTCCGCAGACGAGCGCCTCCAGCCGCTCACCCCCGTCGAAGAAGCCGTCGTCCGCGCGCTGGGCCGGATCATGCACGCCCTGCCGCGTGCCATCGACCTGGACATGCGGCAGGAGCAGCATCTGCCGCTCATTGACTACGACGCGCTCATGCACCTGTCCGAGGCGCCGGAACGACGAATGCGCATGAGCGAACTCGCAACCGCCTGCGAGCTGTCACTGAGCGGGATGTCCCGTCTCGCCGCCCACCTGGAGAGCGAGGGCCTCGTCCGGCGCGTCAGGAGCGAGAACGACGCCAGGGTCTCGTACGCCGTCCTCACCGACGCTGGCTTCGCCCGCCTGGAACGGGCCTGGCCGACCAACCTCGCGAGCATACGCCGCAACTTCCTCGACCATCTGCAAGGCCTCGACCTCGCCATGCTGGCCAAGGCTTTCGAACGGACGGCCACCCCGGGCGACGCGGCGCAGGAGCGCCAGCCCGGCGAGGCCCCGCCGTCCTGATCGACGCCATCACTATCCGCGGCACGGCCGACATCACCGTTCCCAAATCTCTGGCTGACTTGCAGCGCCCGGAAGGCGGCGCGTACTGAGCACCGCGCCGCGGGTCCGGTGCTGGAGTGGACCACCCGACGCCGCAAATGACGCCTATTGGTCTCTCTTAGCCGTAACATCCTGCACGCCGGGCTTCATCTGTCCGCTGTTCGTCGACTCGTAGACGATCTTGGCGATCCGCCGGTCGGCGTCGACAGACGCCGGAGCCACGGCAGCTCCATGTGCCACGCCGCAACTCATGCCGCAACCGGTGTGCGCCGGGTGTGAGCCAGGTGTGAGCGGAGCGTGAGCCGATCGTGAGCGCGTGCCGTCAATCTTGGCCCTGGCCGATGAATTCCGACGGAGAGGTCTCGGGCCATGATGCGGTGGATCGTCGGGTCGAGTGTCAAATATCAACGACTGGTACTCGCCATCGCCGTCGCGCTGATGGCCGTCGGCTTCGTACAGCTTCGCAACACGTCCGTCGAGGCCCTGCCCGAGTTCGGGCCGGTGCGGGTGGACGTGCAGGTCGAGGCGCTAGGACTCTCCGCCGAAGAGGTGGAGAATCTGATCACCAACCCGATGGAGAACGAGTTCTTCAACGGGATCCCGTGGTTGGCCAAGCTCGAGTCCCGCACGCTGCCGGGATTGTCGTCCATGGAGATGACGTTCGAGCCGGGCACCGACCCGATCCGGGCCAGGCAGGTGGTGCAGGAGCGGCTGACCATGGTCGCCATGCTGCCGGCCGCGTCGTCGCGGCCGCCGCTGGTGGTGCAGCCCCTCTCGTCGACCAGTCGGCTCATGATGATCGGTCTCTCGTCCCAGGATCGCTCACTGATCGACATGTCGCTGCTGTCGCGCTGGACGATCGTGCCCCGCCTGCTGAGCGTCCCCGGCGTGGCCAACGTTTCCATCTGGGGGTTCCGTGACCGGCAACTGCAGGTGCAGGTCGATCCCGCCAAGCTGATGCAGCACGGCGTCACGCTGGACCAGGTGCTGCGCACGTCGGCGAATGCACTTTGGGTCTCGCCGCTGACCTTTGTGGAGGCCTCGACCCCCGGACTCGGCGGTTTCATCGACACCGCCAACCAGCGGATCGAGATCCAGCACAACCAGCCGATCAAGACCGCCGCGGATCTTGGCAAGGTCACCGTTCAGGGGGCCGAGGACCGCGGGGTGCTGCTGGGCGACGTCACCCAGATCGTCGAGGACCACCAGCTCCTCATCGGCGACGCGGTCGTCAAGGACGCCCCGAGCCTCATGCTCGTGGTGGAGAGGTTCCCGGGCGCCAAGGTCGCGGACGTGACCCGGGACGTGGAGGCCGCACTCGACGAGTTGCAGCCCGCCATGCCGAACGTCCAGATCGACACGACGGTGTACCGGCCGGCCACCTTCATCGAGAAGATGGTGGACAACCTCACCGCCACGCTGATCCTCGGCGCCATCCTCCTGCTGCTGGTGCTCGGCGCCTTCCTGTTCAGCTGGCGCACCGCGCTGGTCAGCCTGCTGACCATCGCGTCCTCCGTGGCGGTGACGCTGCTCGTGCTCTCCTGGTTCGGCGTGGCCCTCAACATGATGTCCCTGGCGGGGCTGGTGATGGCCCTCGCCATCGTCGTGGACGACGCGGTGGTCGCCGTCGACAACGTCAGGCAACGGCTGCGGCAGCGCCGCGAGGATGGCGTGGAGGAGCCCGTCCCCGACACCATCCGGGCAGCCATCCTCGAGGCACGCGGCCCGCTCTTCGTCGCCGCCGTCATCGCCGCGGTCTCGGTCGTGCCCCTCTTCATCCTCGACGGGGTGCGCGGCGCTTTCCTCACCCCGGTCGCCCAGGGCTTCCTGGCCGCCACGGTGGTCTCACTGGTGGTCGCGCTGACGGTCGCCCCCGTGCTGGCCACGCTCCTGCTCTCCCGGTCGTCGCTGCAGCACGGCCAGTCGCCGCTCGCCCGAGCGCTGGAGCGGGCGTACGCCGGGCTGCTGCCCCGGCTGCTCCGCCGGCCCGTCTGGTCCTATGCCCTGGTCGGCCTCCTCGTCGTGGCGGGCCTGGCCGCCCTGCCGTTCCTCGGTTCGCGGCCGCTGTCGCCGACGCTTCAGGAGCGGGACCTGCTGATCACCTGGGAGGCACCGCCCGGCACGTCGCGACCGGAGATGAACCGGATCACGGGCGCCCTCAGTGGCGAGTTGCGGGCCGTCCGAGGAGTACGCAACGTCGGCGCCCACACCGGGCGGGCGCTGGCGTCGGACCAGGTCGTCAACATGAACTCGGGAGAGGTGTGGCTCAGCATCGACCCGGCGGCCGACTACGGCCGAACCCTGACCGCCGTTCAGCGGGTGGTGGACGGCTACCCGGGGGTGCAGAGCGACGTGATCACCTACTCGGACAAGCGAGTCCGCGAAGTGGTGACCCGTGGTGCGACGGAGGACCTCATCGTGCGCATCTACGGCAACGACTATGCGGTTCTCAACGAGAAGGCCCAGGAGGTCCTCGGCATCATCTCCGCCGTCGACGGCGTCACCGAGCCACGGGTACGGAGCGCGGAGGTCGCGCCGACGGTGGAGATCGAGGTCTCCGTGGCCAAGGCTGCGAAGTACGGCCTGAAGCCGGGCGACGTGCGCCGGGCGGCCGCCACCCTCGTCTCGTCCACGGTCGCGGGCAACCTCTTCGACGACCAGAAGGTGTTCGAGGTCGTCGTGTGGGGCGTCCCCGCGGTGCGCCAGAACATGTCCACCATCCAGAACCTGCTGATCGACGCGCCGGTGGGTGGCCCCGGTGGCGGCCCGACCCAGGTGCGCCTGGCCGATGTTGCCGACGTAAGGATCGTGGCGAAGCCGGAGGTCATCACACACGACCAGGTGTCCCGCAGCATGGACGTCGTCGCGAACGTGCGCGGGCGTGGTCTGGGTGCCGTCACGAGCGAGGTCAAGGACCGGCTCGCGCAGGTGACCTTCCCCCGTGAGCACCACCTGGAGGTGCTCGGAGAGGCCCAGGCAAAGGCAAGTTCCGACTTCCGGGTCTGGACCGTCGTGATCGGCGCCGTGATCCTGATCTTCTTCCTGCTCCAGGCCGGCTTCGCTAGCTGGCGGGTGGCGTCGCTGTACTTCCTGCTCCTGCCGACGGCACTGGCGGGCGGGCTGCTGCTGGCGGCCATCGACCGGTCGGCAGTCTCGGTGGTCGCGCTGCTGGGGC
Proteins encoded:
- a CDS encoding efflux RND transporter permease subunit, whose protein sequence is MMRWIVGSSVKYQRLVLAIAVALMAVGFVQLRNTSVEALPEFGPVRVDVQVEALGLSAEEVENLITNPMENEFFNGIPWLAKLESRTLPGLSSMEMTFEPGTDPIRARQVVQERLTMVAMLPAASSRPPLVVQPLSSTSRLMMIGLSSQDRSLIDMSLLSRWTIVPRLLSVPGVANVSIWGFRDRQLQVQVDPAKLMQHGVTLDQVLRTSANALWVSPLTFVEASTPGLGGFIDTANQRIEIQHNQPIKTAADLGKVTVQGAEDRGVLLGDVTQIVEDHQLLIGDAVVKDAPSLMLVVERFPGAKVADVTRDVEAALDELQPAMPNVQIDTTVYRPATFIEKMVDNLTATLILGAILLLLVLGAFLFSWRTALVSLLTIASSVAVTLLVLSWFGVALNMMSLAGLVMALAIVVDDAVVAVDNVRQRLRQRREDGVEEPVPDTIRAAILEARGPLFVAAVIAAVSVVPLFILDGVRGAFLTPVAQGFLAATVVSLVVALTVAPVLATLLLSRSSLQHGQSPLARALERAYAGLLPRLLRRPVWSYALVGLLVVAGLAALPFLGSRPLSPTLQERDLLITWEAPPGTSRPEMNRITGALSGELRAVRGVRNVGAHTGRALASDQVVNMNSGEVWLSIDPAADYGRTLTAVQRVVDGYPGVQSDVITYSDKRVREVVTRGATEDLIVRIYGNDYAVLNEKAQEVLGIISAVDGVTEPRVRSAEVAPTVEIEVSVAKAAKYGLKPGDVRRAAATLVSSTVAGNLFDDQKVFEVVVWGVPAVRQNMSTIQNLLIDAPVGGPGGGPTQVRLADVADVRIVAKPEVITHDQVSRSMDVVANVRGRGLGAVTSEVKDRLAQVTFPREHHLEVLGEAQAKASSDFRVWTVVIGAVILIFFLLQAGFASWRVASLYFLLLPTALAGGLLLAAIDRSAVSVVALLGLLTVLALAVRGGMLQIRRYQRLAEEGHPHGAGLVELGSRQQFIPAVTGMLAAGLALVPMVIYGSVAGLEIVSPLALIILGGLVTTALLNLLVLPVLYLRFAVRSRSGPTSEPAATSLPAPRPRPGTAGKETPSTPAPA